One genomic region from Kamptonema formosum PCC 6407 encodes:
- a CDS encoding KGK domain-containing protein, whose amino-acid sequence MSEEFYRLMSDDVLLFDADTFTGGKFKELIKTEFFSRFLEWYKYTSAYRVKSDLCSLSFPPVSLRFNDIHLKSVPIECKLLKVGGVQGWEEGKIRISTSIQEPEKNKAVIQIDLEFFPDKPDESLSILDELDEIRQSEEYKKLSNPEVKEDN is encoded by the coding sequence ATGAGTGAAGAATTTTACCGCTTAATGAGTGATGATGTTTTGTTGTTTGATGCAGATACCTTTACAGGAGGGAAATTCAAGGAGTTAATAAAAACAGAATTTTTCTCTCGTTTTTTGGAGTGGTATAAATATACATCAGCATATAGAGTTAAATCTGATTTATGTAGTTTATCATTTCCGCCTGTTTCGTTGCGTTTTAACGATATTCACTTGAAATCTGTACCGATAGAGTGTAAGCTTTTGAAAGTTGGTGGAGTTCAAGGGTGGGAAGAAGGTAAAATCAGAATATCAACTTCTATACAAGAGCCAGAAAAAAACAAAGCTGTTATTCAAATTGATTTAGAATTCTTTCCAGACAAGCCAGATGAATCTCTATCTATCTTAGATGAATTGGATGAAATCAGACAATCCGAGGAATACAAAAAATTAAGTAACCCCGAAGTAAAAGAGGATAACTAA
- a CDS encoding DUF4089 domain-containing protein → MNNIEEYVDRTAELIQLPLNPEHRPGTIANFERITAIAQIVTEFSLPEEIESAPVFEP, encoded by the coding sequence ATGAATAATATAGAAGAATACGTCGATCGCACAGCCGAACTAATCCAACTACCGTTAAACCCCGAACACCGTCCCGGTACGATCGCTAATTTTGAAAGAATAACCGCGATCGCACAAATTGTTACAGAATTTAGCTTACCAGAGGAAATAGAATCTGCACCAGTGTTTGAGCCTTGA